The following nucleotide sequence is from Thioalbus denitrificans.
TGGTCCAGGTTCTCCACCCCCTCCGCCACCACCTTCAGGCCCAGGTTGTGTGCGAGGGTGACGATACCCTCCACGAGCGCCGCATCGTCATCGTCCAGGGCGATATCGTTGACGAAGCTCGCATCCACCTTCAGCAACTGGATCGGAAACCGCTTGAGGAAGCCCAGGGCGGAGTAGCCGGTGCCGAAATCGTCCAGCGCGATCTCCAGGCCCAGCTCATGGAGCCGGGTGAGAATCCCGGTGCTGCCCTCCACGTCGTCGATGAGGGTCCGCTCGGTCAGTTCCAGGCTGAGATCGGTCGGGGCGATGCCGCTGCTCGCGAGGATATCCTGGATGCGGTCCACCAGCTGCGGATCATAGAACTGGCGGGAGGAGATGTTCACCGCCAGGCGTTGCACGGTGATGCCCTCCCGGCGCCAGGCGGAGAGCTGGCGACAGGCCTCGGTCAGCACCCACTCGCCCAGCCGGCCGATGAGGCCACAGTCCTCGGCCACCGGGATGAAGCGTCCCGGCGGCACCTCGCCGAGCTGCGGATGGGTCCAGCGCACCAGCGCCTCCATGCCCACCGGTTCCCGGGTCTCCAGGTCCACGATGGGCTGGTAGGCGAGGCGGAACTCGTCGCGTTCCAGCGCCCGGCGCATGCCGTGCTCGAGCGCCATGTGCTCGAGGGCGCGGGCGTTCATGTCCGAGGTGAAGAACTGGTAGCTGTTCCGGCCCCGCTCCTTGGCCCGGTACATGGCGGTGTCCGCGTTGCGCAGCAGGCCCTCGCCATCCCGGGCATCGTCCGGGTAGACGCTGATGCCGATGCTGGCGCTGGTGAACAGGTCGTGGCCGGTCACCTGGAAGGGGCGGCCGAATATCTCCATCACCTTGGCGGCCACCTGGGCGACGTCCTCCGCCTGGGCGATGTTGTCGACGATGACCGCGAACTCGTCGCCGCCGAGCCGGGCGACGGTATCCTCCGCCCGCAGCGAGCGCGACAACCCCCGCGCCACCGCCGCAAGCAGCTGATCGCCCATGGCGTGGCCGAGCGTGTCGTTGACCGACTTGAAGCGGTCCAGGTCGAGGAACAGGACCGCCAGGCGGTGGCCCTCCCGGTTGGCATGGGCCAGGGCGTGCTCCAGCCGGTCCTGAAACAGCGTGCGGTTGGGAAGGCCGGTGATGGTGTCGAAATAGGCCAGGTGCCTGACCCGCTCCTCGGCGTCCCGCAGTTCGGTGAGATCCAGCAGGATGCAGGCGCACTGGCTCAGTGCGCCCGCATCATCGCGTACCGCGCTGACGGTCAGCCACTGGGGTGCGCGGGTACCGTCACCCCGCTGCACGCTGATTTCACCCTCCCATTGCCCCTTGCGCACGACCGCTTCGACGATCTCCCCGACGGGATCCTCTCTCCCGCCGATGGCGTCCACGAGGAACTCCCCGAACACCTTGTCGTTGAGCTGGGCGGGACTGCGGCCGACGAGCTGGGCGAAGGCGCCGTTCACCATCCGGATCACGCCCCGTTCGTCGATGATCACAATGCCCTCGCTGGTATTCGCGAAGACACTGGACGCCAGCCGCAACTGCTCCTCGGCCTGCTTGCGCTCGGTGATGTCCTGGGCCACCAGCACCAGCCCCCTCACCGTACCGTTCTCGTGCATCACCGAACCGGACAGGGAGACCGGAATCGGCCGTCCGCCGCGGCTCGTCAGCCAGGTCTCGAGGCCGTTGATGATCCCCTCGGAGAGCAGCCGCTGGGGGGGCACCTCCGGCGCCAGGTCGGTAACCTGCGAGCCGATGAGATCCTTCTCCGCCTGGCCGAGCAGCACGCACAGCGCCCGGTTCACCAGCGTCACCCGGCCCTCCGGCGTACTCACCAGCAGCGCGTTCTCCATGCTGCCGATGATGTTGTCCAGGTACTGCTTGGAGATGGTGGTGTGGGCCAGGTTCCGGCCCATCGCCTGGAAACTGCGCGCCAGGTCACCCAGCTCATCGTCCCGCCGGCTGTCCACCTCGATGTTGTAGTCGCCCTTGCCCACCCGGTCGGCCGATTGGGCCAGCTGCCGGATCGGACGCACGAGACGCCGCGTGACCCACAGGGCGAGCCCCCCGCCCACGGCCATGAGGACAAGGGAGATCAGCGCCGTCGCCACGATATCGCGATAGAAGCTCGCATCCGCGACCGCGTCGATGCGGGAACGGCTGGCGTCGATCCCGGCGCGGATTCCCTCCAGGGAGAGAACCAGCCGCACCGCGCCCAGCGGACGTTCGCCGAGGAGAATGGGGGCATCCACCTCCAGGGTTTCGGCCAGTCGGCGCAGACGCATCTCCCCGGCGCGGAGGTCGTCCAGGGGGGAGTCGACGGGCCTGGAAAAGCCGGGTATGCCCTGCCGGCCGTCATGGAGCATCTGCCCGTCGGTGTCGTAGATCAGGGCATGGGCCACGTCGGGCTGCCCGGTCACCGTGACGAGCGTCTCCTGGATGGTCGCCATGTCGTAGTTGTAGACGGAGTTGACCAGGTCATCGGCCAGGAAACCGGCCAGCAGCCGGCCACGCTGCTCGAGCTGGGCGTAGAGCGCCTTCTCCAGCGCTTCCGCGCTGGACTGGCTGGCACTGTGCATCGCCTGCCCGAGCAGCAGCAGGTGGGCGGTGGTGATCGCCGCCGCGACCCCGGCGATGAGGGCCAGGAACGGGATGGCGTAACGCCGGAACAGACCGCCCCTCATGGTTCACCCCCGCCGTCGTCATCGTCCAGCACGCCGTGATAGGCCCTGATCGCCCCGCGCATCTCCCCGTCGATGCGCTCGAAGCGGCTGGTGCGCTGGTAGGACCAGAGCACCGAACGGGCTTCGGGATCCTCCGCCGCCGCCAGCAGCAGTTCGATCAGCCGCGTCCGGACCCGCGGGTCCAGGCTGCTCCGGACCAGTTCGATGGCCCGGGGCAGCGGCTCGCTGACATGGAACACCCGCAGCTCCCGGCGCAACGCCTCCGGGGTGTGGTCGGGATTGTTCCAGTCCAGATCGTTGTAGGCGGCGGCATCCACGAGCCCCTTGTAGACCCAGGTGGCCAGGTTGATTTCACCTCCGGCCAGCGCATAGCCCACCTTGTCGGGCGGCGGCGCCACCCGCGGACCGGACAGGGGGACCGCCTCCAGGCCCTCGTCCCGGAGAATCATCAGGGGCTCGAAGAAGGCGGTGGTGGAGCCGGGGTCCTCGAGGCCGAGACGCCGTCCGCGCAGATCGGCAGGGGTACGGATGTCACTGTCCATGCGGGTGAAGAACAGGGTCCGGTACTCGGCAACGCCCTTTTTCCATTTTCTCAGAATCGACTCCGCCACCCCGGCCCGCTCGTAGAGCACCGCCGAGTAGAGGGTCTCCGTGACCCAGTCCACCCGCCCCTCGCGCAGGTACTGGATCATCTGCGCGTTGTCCCGCGCCATGAGGACTTCTCCACGGGTGATGCCGAGGTCCCCCATCCGCTCCGCCACGTAATCCACCATCGGTTTCAGGCGCAGGTAGTGCTTGCGGGGATTGCTGCTGACCTTGCCGATGACCAGGGTGTGTGTGCGCACCGCCGGCTCCGCGCCCGTGGGCGCGCCGGTGGCCGCCGCGGTGCCCCCGCAAAGGAGGGCGCCGGCGGCCAGGCAGAGCCCGGTAAGCAAGCCTCGCATCATCGCGGCGGGCGCCTCAGAAGTCGTACTGGGCGCGCAGCTGGAGAATCCGCGGGTCGTTGTCATTGCCGAAGGCGTCGGGCTCCGTGTCGACCCAGATATAGTTGGCCATCAGCCGCAACTGCGGATTGAGATACCAGTTCACGCCCAGGGTGAAGTTGCGGGCCACTCCCCCCTCGATATCCCCGTCCTCCAGGTCCAGCGCACTGTAGCGCAGACCGAACTCCCAGGCGCCGGGCCCGCCGCGGCCGAAGTTGCGCAGCGGCCGGATGCGGTCGAATTCGCCGTGGCGGGCGTCGTAGTTGCGCGACTCGCCGGTCAGGAACCAGCTGGCGTAGGCATAGTAGCCGTCGAAGAGCAGGTCCTGCTGGCCGTCGCCCCGGGTCACGCTGGCCTGCAGATACTCCCCCTGGAGGGAGAAGGCGCCGAGCACGGCCGCCGCCTCCAGCCCCAGGCGGGCGGCCGCGTCCACCGCCACCAGGTCGTCGTCGGTGTCCAGCAGCCAGGTGTCGGCCACGTGGGATTCCGGCCGGGAGCGCAGGCGCAGGCGGCTGTCCTCGTAATCGGGGTTGGCCCCGTAGGTCCGGTAGTTCGCCGCCAGACCCAGGTGCAGCGCGCGCCGGGCACCGGCGATGGGCGCATAGGTGGCCCGGAATCCGCCGCCCCAGCCCTCGTCGCCCACGTCGTTGTCGTCACCGTCGTCCAGCCCCTCGCCGAACAGGCCCAGGGCCAGGCTCCAGCTCTCTCCGTGGGTATCGTAGGCGACACCCACATTGCGCCCGGGCACCAGCGCGCCGGGCAGCGCCGGCTCCATGAAGGTGGTGTTCAGGGCGCTGGTCTGCTCCTCCAGGCCGAAGGGTTCCTTGATGGCGCCGACGCGGATCCGGCTCCGGTCGAAGCCGCTGTAGCCGAGCCAGGCATCACCCACATTCGTGTCGTCACCGGCGAAATCCACCTCCAGCTGGTACTCCCAGTCGCCGTAGAACCACCCCTCCAGGCCCAGTCGGACGCTGCGCAGCTCCGCCGCGCTGCCGAGCCGATCCTTCACCTCGCCCTTCTTCACGTTGGGCACCGCGTCCTGGACCAGGGCCGCGTCGGTCATCACCCGCCCCTTGAGCCGCATCCCGAACTGGCCGTCCATGGTCTGCACGCCCACCCCGCCTTCCGTGGTGAGCTGGATGTCGGGTGCCGTGGTGATGCCGGGTGAGGACGGAGCGGAAGGCGCGGCGGCCGGCTCCTCCTCATCCATCGCCAGCACCAGCTGCTGGTACTGTTCCTCGGTGAGGGTGCCGTTGTCGCGCAGGATGGTGAGGAGCTGGAGCATCTGCTGGTTGCCCGCCGTGGCGATACCCGGGAACAGCAGTGCCACCAGCAGGGCCAGTCCCGGCCATGGGCGGAGGGAGCGTCGTTTCATCACAGGCCTCGTCAATCAGGCGGGCGGCACGCCGTGATGGCTCTCCGGAGCGCACCGACCCGCGTTATAAATTCTTATTCCAGATACATTAGCGTTTCCCGCCATGAATTTCAGTGATCCAGATACCGTGTCTGGAACGAAATATCCAAGCATCCACAAGGGCTTCCCCCGCCCTGGCGCTGCGCGAGGCGGGCATGGCTGCTGCAGTGAGGAAGGGATTGAAGGTAGGCAGGAGGGGGGCATCAGCCCCATGGCCGGATCAGGCGGGAGAGTCCGGATGGGAGATTCGCCCTCCCTGCGCAGCCGCACCCGCCGCCGGGATACCGCCCGGGACGGCTGCAGCTGCGAGGAGATGTCTCAGTGGTGGGCGGGGATCCTCACCTCGCCATCGCGCAGCTTCTCCAACTGCCGGCGCGCCTCGAGCAGGCGCAGGCGGTAGATGGGACTCAGGCGCGTGGTATAGGCGAGGCGGTGTTCGAGATCGGCGATGAACGCCAGCAGCTCGTCCTCTCTGGGCAGGGTGGACTGCCCGGTTGCATATTCTTCCATGATAGTCCTCCATCGGGTTCAATCCGGCACTTCCCGGCCGGTCTTGTCGTCTGGTCGCGCATTGACAACCATAGCGCGCCAGCGTCGATATGGCGAGAATTATTTATTTATCATCATGAACTTATATGCTTTTTTTGTGACAAAACCATGACCGGGCCGATTGACCCTTTTCAATGCCGGGCACTTTCGGTGCTGTCATTCTCGGACAACGGCCAAGTACTGAAATGAAATCCATGAAACGTCTGAAAGACCTGCTCGACATCTGCCTGCCCCGGGTCAACGAGGTATTTCCCTGGGATCTCCTGGAGCTGCGGCAGCGCAACCCGCAACTGCTGCTGCTGGACGTGCGCGAGCCCTACGAATTCGCCGCCGCCCACATCCCCGGGTCGATCAATGTTCCGCGCGGCATCCTGGAAACCGCCTGCGAATACGGCTACGAGGACACCCACCCCGAGCTGGCCGCCTCCCGGGAGCGCGAGGTGGTGGTCATCTGCCGTTCGGGCAACCGCAGCGTGCTGGCCGCCTGGACCCTGCAGGTGCTCGGCTACCGCCGGGTGCATTCGCTGAAGACCGGGGTACGGGGCTGGAACGACTACGAACAGCCGCTGCAGGACGGCGGCGAAAGGGAACTGACCCAGGACGAGGCGGACGCGTTCTTCACCCCGCACCTGACCCCGGCGCAGCTGGGCCAGGGCTGGGTCACCCACCGCTGGCAGAGCTGAACGGGGGGCACCAGACCCCGCCGCGCAGACCCGCGGCCATTCACCCCCCCGCCGCCGACAGGATAGAATGAATTATTCCGTTCAGCTGCCAGGGGACACCCGCAACATGCCCTCCTTCGACGTGGTATCCGAAGTCAATCTCCACGAGCTCACCAACGCGGTGGACCAGACCAACCGCGAGGTGGGCAACCGCTTCGACTTCAAGGGCAGCAACGCCCGGGTGGAGCAGAGCGAGAACGTCCTCACCCTCACCGCCGAGTCGGAGTTCCAGGTGGACCAGATCCGCGACATCCTCATAACCCGCATGGCCAAGCGCGACATCGACACCGGCTGCCTCGACGTGGGCGAGACCAGCACCGTGGGCAGGGAGGCGCGGCAGGTGATCACCGCCCGCCAGGGCATCGACAAGGAGCTGGCCAAGAAGATCGTCAAGCGGGTCAAGGACAGCAAGCTCAAGGTCCAGGCCGCGGTCCAGGGCGAGCAGGTGCGCATCACCGGCAAGAAGCGCGACGACCTGCAGGCGGTCATGGCCGAAATCCGCCAGGCCGGCTACGACCTGCCCCTGCAGTTCACCAACTTCCGCGACTGAAGCCACCGACCCCGTGCAGGGCAGATGAAGGAAATTCAAACCGCAGATTGTCAGGATTGACGGGGTTAATGACCGGCGCACTTCGCCGGATGCGCTGCGCATACTTGGAAACACACCGCCTCCCATGTCCGACCTCCTCATCGAGCACGCCTTCACCTGCCCCCACTGCTGGGCCGCCATCTCCACCCTGGTGGATCTGAGCGTGCCGGAGCAGGAGTACGTGGAGGACTGCGAGGTGTGCTGCCGGCCCATTCGCATCCGCTGCAGCGCCGCCGGGGGCGAACTGCTCGGCTTCGAGGCCGAAGCGGACTGACTGGCGGCCGGCGGGGCTGGTAGAATCCGCCGCCATGATCAGCCTCAATGACCTGGCCCTGCAGCGGGGCCGCAAACTCCTGTTCGAAGGGGTCTCCCTGACCCTCCACCCCGGCTGGAAAGTGGGGGTGGTGGGCCGCAACGGCACCGGCAAGTCGAGCCTGTTCCAGCTCCTGCGCGGGGAGCTGCATCCCGACCAGGGCAGCGTGGCGGTTCCCGAGGAGACCCGTATCGCCTCGGTGGCGCAGGAGACCCCGGCGCTGGCGCGCAGCGCGCTGGACTACGCCATCGACGGCGACACCCGGCTGCGGGAGGTGGAGGCGGCGCTGGCGGCGGCCGAGACCGCCCATGACGGCGCCCGCATCGCCCACCTCCACGCCGAACTGGAGGCCCTGGACGGCTACACCGTGCGCGCCCGCGCCGGCCGGCTGCTCCACGGGCTCGGCTTCAGCGACGCCGACCTGGAGCGGCCGGTATCCGCCTTCTCCGGCGGCTGGCGCGTGCGCCTCAACCTGGCCCAGGCGCTCATGTGCCCCTCGGACCTGCTGCTGCTGGACGAGCCCACCAACCACCTGGACCTGGACGCGGTGCTGTGGCTCGAGCAGTGGCTGCGGGCCTATCCGGGCACCCTGCTGCTCATCTCCCACGACCGCGACTTCCTGGACAACGTGGTGGACCGGGTGGCCAACGTGGAGAACAACACCATCACCCTCTACCGCGGCGGCTACTCGGAGTTCGAGCGCCAGCGGGCCGAGCGCCTGGCCCAGCAGCAGGCCCTGCACGAGCGCCAGCAGCGGGAGGTGGCCCACATGCGCGCCTTCGTGGACCGCTTCCGCGCCAAGGCCACCAAGGCCCGCCAGGCCCAGAGTCGCCTCAAGGCGCTGGAGCGCATGGAGATCATCGAGGCGGCCCACGTGGACTCCCCGTTCCGCTTCGCCTTCCGCAAGCCCGAGCGGCTCCCCAACCCGCTGCTGGTGCTGGACCGGGCCGCCGCCGGCTACGCCGGCCACCGCGTTATCGACAATGTGCGCCTGACCCTGCTTCCGGGCCAGCGCCTGGGCCTGCTCGGCCACAACGGCGCCGGCAAGTCCACCCTGATCAAGCTGCTGGCCGGTGAAATTTCCACCCTGGGCGGCGAGCGCACCGGGAGCGACGGGCTCAAAATCGGCTACTTCGCCCAGCACCAGCTGGAGCAGCTCGACCCGGAGGCCTCCGCCCTGCTCCACCTGCAGCGCCTCGACGGCCGCGCCACCGAGCAGGATCTGCGCAATTTCCTCGGCGGATTCGCCTTCCAGAGCGACCAGGTGCTGGAGCCCTGCGGCCACTTCTCCGGCGGGGAGAAGGCACGCCTGGTCCTGGCGCTGCTGGTCTGGCAGAGTCCCAACCTGCTGCTGCTGGACGAGCCCACCAACCACCTGGACCTGGAGATGCGCGATGCGCTGAACCGGGCGCTGCAGGACTATGCCGGCGCGGTGGTGCTGGTTTCCCACGACCGCCACCTGCTGCGCACCACCACCGACGATCTCTACCTGGTGGCGGACGGCGCCGTGCGCCCCTTCGACGGCGACCTGGACGACTACCGCGACTGGCTGGCGCGGGAGGCGGGCGGCGCCGCGGAGGAGTCTGGGGCCCCGACCGGGGACCACACTGCGACCGCGCGCAAGGCCCAGCGCCGCGCCGCCGCCGAGCAGCGCGCCCGCCTCCAGCCGCTGACCCGGGAGCTGCAGAAGCTGGAGCAGGAGATGGAGCGCCGGCAGGCGGAACAGGCGCAGATCGAGGCGGCCCTGGCCGACCCGGCCCTGTACGACGCCGGGCGCAAGGAGGAGCTGAAGCAGTGGCTCCAGCGCCAGGCCGAAACCGCCACCCGCCTGGAACAGGCCGAGCACCGCTGGCTGGAGACCAGCGAACGGATCGAGGCCCTGCGGGCGGAGTTGGAGGGGTCCTGAAAGTCGTAATGGACAGGGTAAAAACAGAAAGGATTTATCCGCAGATTACGCAGATTACGCAGATTACGCAGATTACGCAGATTATTTTAAGAAACAGATCCGAAGAAAGCTTAGCCTTCGGCTGCGAAGGGGAAATGGGTTATTCACGCGAGTCGATTCATCAACTCAGCCTACCATCTCATTCACATTTTTCCGCTTTTTAAATAATCTGCGTAATCTGCGTAATCTGCGGATAAAACAGTTTCTTGTATCTGAATCCTGTAAATCCTGTCTATTAACAAACCTCAGACAATCTTCTGCAGGGCGTACTCCAGGATGCCCTCGGCGCCGGCGGCGGCCAGGCGGGGGACGAGGTCGCGGACCTGGTCCTTGTCGACGACGGTCTCCACCGCGGCCCAGTCGGGGTCGAACAGGGGATTGACGGTGGGGGCATGGAGGCTCGGCAGCAGGCCCATGAGCTCGTCGAGGCGCGCAGCGGGGACGTTCATCTTCAGCACCACCTTGTGGCGGGCCTTGAGGGCGGACTGCAGCAGCAGGGCGATCTGGTCGATCTTGGCCCGCTTCCAGGGGTCGGCCAGAGCCTCGCGATTAGCGATGAGGCGGGTGTGGGTATGGAGCAGATCGCAGACGATGCGCAGGCCGTGGGCGCGGATGGTGCTGCCGGTCTCGGT
It contains:
- a CDS encoding EAL domain-containing protein codes for the protein MRGGLFRRYAIPFLALIAGVAAAITTAHLLLLGQAMHSASQSSAEALEKALYAQLEQRGRLLAGFLADDLVNSVYNYDMATIQETLVTVTGQPDVAHALIYDTDGQMLHDGRQGIPGFSRPVDSPLDDLRAGEMRLRRLAETLEVDAPILLGERPLGAVRLVLSLEGIRAGIDASRSRIDAVADASFYRDIVATALISLVLMAVGGGLALWVTRRLVRPIRQLAQSADRVGKGDYNIEVDSRRDDELGDLARSFQAMGRNLAHTTISKQYLDNIIGSMENALLVSTPEGRVTLVNRALCVLLGQAEKDLIGSQVTDLAPEVPPQRLLSEGIINGLETWLTSRGGRPIPVSLSGSVMHENGTVRGLVLVAQDITERKQAEEQLRLASSVFANTSEGIVIIDERGVIRMVNGAFAQLVGRSPAQLNDKVFGEFLVDAIGGREDPVGEIVEAVVRKGQWEGEISVQRGDGTRAPQWLTVSAVRDDAGALSQCACILLDLTELRDAEERVRHLAYFDTITGLPNRTLFQDRLEHALAHANREGHRLAVLFLDLDRFKSVNDTLGHAMGDQLLAAVARGLSRSLRAEDTVARLGGDEFAVIVDNIAQAEDVAQVAAKVMEIFGRPFQVTGHDLFTSASIGISVYPDDARDGEGLLRNADTAMYRAKERGRNSYQFFTSDMNARALEHMALEHGMRRALERDEFRLAYQPIVDLETREPVGMEALVRWTHPQLGEVPPGRFIPVAEDCGLIGRLGEWVLTEACRQLSAWRREGITVQRLAVNISSRQFYDPQLVDRIQDILASSGIAPTDLSLELTERTLIDDVEGSTGILTRLHELGLEIALDDFGTGYSALGFLKRFPIQLLKVDASFVNDIALDDDDAALVEGIVTLAHNLGLKVVAEGVENLDQVHLLAGYGCDYAQGYFFARPLSAQQMTDVLLQGQGLSARKFNRDRAGT
- a CDS encoding phosphate/phosphite/phosphonate ABC transporter substrate-binding protein, translating into MRTHTLVIGKVSSNPRKHYLRLKPMVDYVAERMGDLGITRGEVLMARDNAQMIQYLREGRVDWVTETLYSAVLYERAGVAESILRKWKKGVAEYRTLFFTRMDSDIRTPADLRGRRLGLEDPGSTTAFFEPLMILRDEGLEAVPLSGPRVAPPPDKVGYALAGGEINLATWVYKGLVDAAAYNDLDWNNPDHTPEALRRELRVFHVSEPLPRAIELVRSSLDPRVRTRLIELLLAAAEDPEARSVLWSYQRTSRFERIDGEMRGAIRAYHGVLDDDDGGGEP
- a CDS encoding OprO/OprP family phosphate-selective porin; protein product: MKRRSLRPWPGLALLVALLFPGIATAGNQQMLQLLTILRDNGTLTEEQYQQLVLAMDEEEPAAAPSAPSSPGITTAPDIQLTTEGGVGVQTMDGQFGMRLKGRVMTDAALVQDAVPNVKKGEVKDRLGSAAELRSVRLGLEGWFYGDWEYQLEVDFAGDDTNVGDAWLGYSGFDRSRIRVGAIKEPFGLEEQTSALNTTFMEPALPGALVPGRNVGVAYDTHGESWSLALGLFGEGLDDGDDNDVGDEGWGGGFRATYAPIAGARRALHLGLAANYRTYGANPDYEDSRLRLRSRPESHVADTWLLDTDDDLVAVDAAARLGLEAAAVLGAFSLQGEYLQASVTRGDGQQDLLFDGYYAYASWFLTGESRNYDARHGEFDRIRPLRNFGRGGPGAWEFGLRYSALDLEDGDIEGGVARNFTLGVNWYLNPQLRLMANYIWVDTEPDAFGNDNDPRILQLRAQYDF
- a CDS encoding rhodanese-like domain-containing protein: MKRLKDLLDICLPRVNEVFPWDLLELRQRNPQLLLLDVREPYEFAAAHIPGSINVPRGILETACEYGYEDTHPELAASREREVVVICRSGNRSVLAAWTLQVLGYRRVHSLKTGVRGWNDYEQPLQDGGERELTQDEADAFFTPHLTPAQLGQGWVTHRWQS
- a CDS encoding YajQ family cyclic di-GMP-binding protein, whose translation is MPSFDVVSEVNLHELTNAVDQTNREVGNRFDFKGSNARVEQSENVLTLTAESEFQVDQIRDILITRMAKRDIDTGCLDVGETSTVGREARQVITARQGIDKELAKKIVKRVKDSKLKVQAAVQGEQVRITGKKRDDLQAVMAEIRQAGYDLPLQFTNFRD
- a CDS encoding CPXCG motif-containing cysteine-rich protein, whose translation is MSDLLIEHAFTCPHCWAAISTLVDLSVPEQEYVEDCEVCCRPIRIRCSAAGGELLGFEAEAD
- a CDS encoding ATP-binding cassette domain-containing protein produces the protein MISLNDLALQRGRKLLFEGVSLTLHPGWKVGVVGRNGTGKSSLFQLLRGELHPDQGSVAVPEETRIASVAQETPALARSALDYAIDGDTRLREVEAALAAAETAHDGARIAHLHAELEALDGYTVRARAGRLLHGLGFSDADLERPVSAFSGGWRVRLNLAQALMCPSDLLLLDEPTNHLDLDAVLWLEQWLRAYPGTLLLISHDRDFLDNVVDRVANVENNTITLYRGGYSEFERQRAERLAQQQALHERQQREVAHMRAFVDRFRAKATKARQAQSRLKALERMEIIEAAHVDSPFRFAFRKPERLPNPLLVLDRAAAGYAGHRVIDNVRLTLLPGQRLGLLGHNGAGKSTLIKLLAGEISTLGGERTGSDGLKIGYFAQHQLEQLDPEASALLHLQRLDGRATEQDLRNFLGGFAFQSDQVLEPCGHFSGGEKARLVLALLVWQSPNLLLLDEPTNHLDLEMRDALNRALQDYAGAVVLVSHDRHLLRTTTDDLYLVADGAVRPFDGDLDDYRDWLAREAGGAAEESGAPTGDHTATARKAQRRAAAEQRARLQPLTRELQKLEQEMERRQAEQAQIEAALADPALYDAGRKEELKQWLQRQAETATRLEQAEHRWLETSERIEALRAELEGS